A window of Fusarium musae strain F31 chromosome 1, whole genome shotgun sequence genomic DNA:
CGCACCACGGCATCAAAGTGCTTATGGAACTTGTCATCTCCTGATGTAGGAAGTTCGGACACAGGAGTATCAGGTGGTGGTGAGCCTTGGCGTCCCTTGGACGTAGATGGGCAGGGTGTTGTTGGGTTACTTGAATATCCTTTGGTCTCATGGGGTAGCGGTGCGAAGGAGACTCGACGTTCAGAGCTCCTGACCACCCAAGGATTCTTCGTTGCGGAAGCCAGAATACCCTGCGTGCTTGGCATACGACTTCCCGATTCCCTCCAGACAGCGCGCTTGCTTCTACGAGAGCTATGCCCTGGGGAAGTTGATCTGAACGATGCAAATGATTTGACCGAGAACTGGGGCTCAGGTGTTGATTCTATGACTGTTGTGGCTGCCGCAGAAGCATCCGGTAGTGGTGTATCAACTTGAGATACAACGGCCGGTGTGTTTGGCTCTTCGACTGCCATGCGATCCTCTAATTCGACAACAGGCGTCAGGGCCTGAGAATTTGTCGGCTGTTCGGCCATCTCGTTTGTCCAAGGCGTTTGATTAACAGGACTGGATTCAGCAACGATAGTGCCCGTTTCCTTTGACTCTGGCATAGGGCTGTCTGTAGATATCTTGCCCAGGCTCAGTGTAGCGTACTGAGAAAGCTTATTATCGACCCATGGGGTCTGCTGTGAGAAGGGAATGCGTGTGTCCTTTGGTGGATTGGGCTGGCGCTGTTCTTGCTCTAGCTGTTGCTCCTTGGCTGGGCTATCGACAACAGTTGGTCTCACGTTCTGTGACGAATGCTGGGGAAGACTCAAAGCTCGACGTAGAGTCGTCTTCATAGGAGTAGATTGAACCGATGCTGTCTTCCGTCGGTCACTGGGAGAGTTGGAGGCCAGCTTCGACGGGCAAGATGATCTTCTTTGGGGTGAGCTTTGATGGGCAGGACTTCCAGTCAATTTTGCCAACTTTTCCCATGAGCTTTGAGGAATGAATTTCTTCTTGATAGAAGTTCTGAGAAGATACTCAGCATGAGAAGGTGTTGTAGGTTTTGATGGCGTCGCCTCAGCCTTGCGAAGTCCTGCCCAGGTTTGTGGCGTCCTATTATTGAGTGTTGTTGGGGATACAACTTCAGTGGCTTTCGCTTTGCCAACCACTTccacttcctcttcctcttcttcgctaGATTCGTCCACGGAGGCAGTGACACTGCCCTCGTGATTTTCAGTTACAGCCAGGCTGCTGGTGGCATCGGCCGTCACACCcatgtcctcatcttctgacCCTGTGGTTGATTCACATGCGCTGAGAAGTTCTTCAGCGACGAGCAATACTGCGTCTTCCGCCGACACTTGGCTAGGACAACTTGTGAGCTCCGAATCAGATGTCGTGGTATCAATCATCGAACAGCCCTCCGCACTATTCGGCCGGCTGTCAGAAATATCGAATCCACGAAATTCCTTGCTTGAGATAGATGACAGGCCAGACCAAGTGTCCTCATTGGACATGGAGACATCTCGGTCTGATGCAGTCTCGGCAGCTTGATTGAGCCTTGGCCGCATTTTAAAACAGAAACTGGCATCTTCTTGGGTCTCGAAAGCTGGGCGAGGTGTTGTGTTGCTGTCcgcttcatcttgagctcTCAGATCAGTTGTTCCGGGCACAGAGCCTCGGTCAGGAACTGAGACTTTACTTGGTGTTTGGTGGTCAACACTGTCTCGTGATGATATATTCGCATGTGAATCCAGGACTGGAGTGCACTGCAGAGATGATAAAGGTGACGACGAAGGCGCTCGATCCAACGTAACCTTATCGCGGGATAGTTCGTCCTCTGAAGTCGTTTGCTCATGTTGCGGCGGTGAGAAGAATTTCTTTGTCGCAATGGCGGAAGATGGTAAGCGGTCAGGGACACTTGAAAATGATGTGTTGAACGCCTTCGTAGCTGAGAGCGAGGGTTGATTTCTGGATGGGACTGGAGTATCAATGGATCCCGTTTCCATGACTTCTGTTCGCTGTCGTTTATTTGCCAGATGCTTCAACCATGAAGATCCCTTGGCCTTTCGCTTTCTCTCAGACAATGACCcttctggtgttgaggcccAAAACTCGTCCTTCGgtttcttctcagcatccaCGGCATCTCGCCATTCTCGGACCTTGGCgagctcatcttcctccaaaTAAGGGTGTGTTTCGGTCTCTGAAGTTTGGTTAAGGCTTTCGGGGCTCGGGAGGTGACATTCCAGACTATCACTAGCCGGCTGAACTGTCTCTGGAATAGATACGTTGCGTCGAACATTGGCGGATCTTTTCAATTTCCCTGGCGACGTCCTTATTATTCTTGCATTTCCAGCCGTTCGGTGCTTTGAACGCCAAGGGTTCACCCAGTTCGAGGACTTCGCATCAAAGGGGCCTCTGAGCAGTGCGGTCAGAAGGACTGGTGTTTTTCCGTCGAGAAATCGTTGACCGGCTGCTTCGATACGTAGCTTTCGGGACATAGGGTTATCGTAGTTTTCGTCGTCTGAACCTTCGTACAAGACATCTTGGGGGTCGCAAGTCGCTTCGCAGTAAATCGTGTCTTCACCCCATCCCAGAGCGAGCTCGTCCGCTAGAGGATCAGCGGTTTCGGCGGCCATCTTGATAGTATTCGAGGCTTGCGCCCTCCGGTCGGAAAATCGTTGTCTTGAAAAGCATATATAGGGTTGACCGACTGTTTGGGTGATTAGTCGTTCTATTGATTCACGATCCCTGCTAAAGAAATGAGAATGCACGGTCAATCACCAGGGGAGACGCGCCCCGCGTCGAGTCACGTGGTACCGCGTAAAGTGCTTTACTGTACGTCATGACGGTGACACAGAGCGAGGAAAGTCCATTCACAGTGCATATTCTTCTTATTGATGAGTGGAATCAAATAGGGAACAATAGAGAATATGTTTGCATTTCATCTTTTAGTTCCTAATCGAAACCTGAAGGCCATCTTCATTGGTGAGGGTGACAAAAGGATTCCTGAAGGAAGACCTGCAATTGCAACAAACCATGCTTTTCGTCCCGcgtaagaaaatataagacTTCAGAAAAAGATGCTTAAGTAAAATCCGTAAAGACTCTCCTAACTTAGACTGAGTTGTCTAAGCCCTTTCATTACTTAGGATAAAGGTCTTGAGTTTCTTGCCCGGACTGCCATCCAAGATCGTCCTATGATGCTGGCTAGTACATCCTAGCAGGGTCCCACCGTTGGCAGAGCAACGGCTCTAACCGGATCAAGGACCCTGGTCTTGTTTATCTCGATTGTCCAAAGTCCAAAGCTCAAGGGTACGCGCAAACAACGTCGTCTCTCGATCTGTATTTCGCATGTGCTTGTTTGTTTAAATATTTTGTCGAGACCCCATGTCTTAGTTCAACAGCCCTACTTCTCGCTTGTGATTTAatacatcttcatctcagcatttctcattcctctcctctcccacTCTGTCTTGGAGTACCTCATACACTCCATTGCAACATAAACACATCACCTCGCGACCCCACCAACCGCCGCCTATGATTTTTGTTTAGTTCATGGCTTCGCATTGACATTTTTACACCTTGATTTGCGCTTCCAGGGTGACACCATGGAGCACGCTTGGTTGGACTCATTGTCCGAGGATTGGGTTTCTCAGCCCAGATCTGATTCCTCCGCCATTCAACTTCCCCCTTTGAAAGATACCGAAGAACCCAAGACAAAACCAAGAGAGACGCCGAGTAGGATACCGCGTAGAACGTTGGGCTCACGGCCCCAATTATCGTCAGCTGCTCGCGATTCGAGCTTCAACATACTTAGCGAGCGTACCGCGAATGATATCAACATTTCCAGCCAGCGCATCGTTAGACCATCATCACAAGGCTCCAAATTCCCACCCGGAAGGTTTGCCAGTAGATCTGTCTCTGCATCCACGACCGCTTCTGTTGTTCATAACACTATTCAGCACAAATCGTCACCTGGAAGGCAGCAGGATACACCAGAGTGGAAGAGACGACTGGTGTACGGCGACGTTCAGTATGGCGAACAGCGCGACCTGTTTTGCTCAGCTGCGACCGGATTACAAGACATGTTCAGACCGCCCGACGCTTCAGGCGACGATGCAGACGAAGAGGGACGCCTGGAATCATCTATGATGCCGTCTAGTCCACCATCATATCCCCAGCGCGTTGCCAGCAACGATCTCGAACCCGATCTGAGTCAACTCGACGAACTTGATGAACTGGAGGACCAAGAGCCACTGTATCCAAACGATGTTACACCGAGCCCTAGCCCCCGACGGGCACAAAGAGAGATAAAATACACGCTCAATGTGGAAGATTCTATGGTGTCTAGTATACCCAGCCCCCGAGATGAAACTCCCTCAAGACACCGAGACGAGTCTTATCGCGATGAAAGCTGTTTAAGCGCTCCCTCTGAGACGAACGGAAGCGTTCGAAAGATTAGCGGCCAAAGCGTGATTCGCAATGAAGATTTCAGTCCCATTCTTATCGGCAAGCAGAGCGACAAGGACGGCAACATGGATTTTGCGCCCATTGAGCTGCCAGCAGACAGATTGAAGCAGAAGCTCGAAGCCTTGCGCATTAATCAGATGCTTCTCGACCCTGCAGTCGACCCTAAGACGGGATTTGACGAGCCTAATCCGGAAGCTTCTGCCACTCCCGAGGATACTGAAGAATATGCAACAAAGGGCGGATTCTTGAACCTCCAACGAGGGGGTCGATCAGGAGATGGTTCGTTCCGCTATCGTGATCTCAGTCCTGGCCTGGGTGTTGACACAAGTGGAATGCTTCCAGAGGAGTCCCTGCAGGCCAGCACTCCCAAACAGTTTCCTTCCGTAAGAACGGAAGCTACCAACCCATATCAAAATGACTACTTTAACATCAGCCCGTCCTTGCCACGAGCCCCCTTCCCCAGTCCAGACAAGAAGCAGATTAATCAGGGCAGAAGTGCGCCATCTGCTGGAAGTCCCCTCAAGCTTTTTGGCCCTTATGATACATTTACCAATCAAACACTGCTCCGGCGTATCAGTCAGTTCGAGGAAGGCATGTCGGGTACCCCTTCCAGGCAATCCTCAGCATCTCAAGTTCCTCATGATCAGTCTGATATGCCCGCTCAGGAATACGGAGACTCCATGTCTAGCCCTGCTTTACCGACTACGAACCACAGGCCTATCAGTGGAAGGTCTTTCAGTCGCTTTGGCCTTGGAGAACTTGAAGGATACGAGTTTAGTGAGGAAGTTTCATATGCCTCTCAAGGAGATGCAATCTATTCCGACAAGGAAAATGATGACCCTCAATCACCAGATATTCCACCAGTCGAGTcagttcttcaacatccgGAGCAGGTAGCGTCTCCCAGTCATGACCCTCAATTGCTCGTACGCAGACGCCGGGGCAAGtccacatcatcatctggtAGCAAGCATCAGAGGGCAATCTCGGGTTCTAGTCACATCCACAGCAAATCTCTGAGTCCAGCAAAGGGTGCTCCAGGCAATGTCAATACCCCCAAACGCGATAGCGGATCAGAGGGTAAGAGACCTCGAACGTCTCCGTCCAAGGATCCAACGCCAAAGCGTCGCCGAACGCTGCATCGTTCCGACATTGCCTTTGGCCGAGAGGATCGGTTAGAAGGAGTTGAGTCCGCCAGCCGTGACATGCAGTCGATTATGGGAAGGAAACGCAAGGATGCACGACCTAGTGAGTTCCAACTTGCGAACCCCAACGTGCTTGCGATGAGAAACATTCTCCGCCCGCGCAGTCCTACGCCAAGCCGTGGATCGTCCCAGCGTAGTGAGCCGAACGAGACCATGCACTCGGAGGATGATATGACCCAAGAAAAACCGAAGAAGACTCTTGTCCGGGCATTGCAGGAGGAGACTCTTGGTTACTCTACGGATGGCCATAGTGAGGTCGACCGTAAACCATCTATTAGGACTCAGGACTTTGTCGACCAGGCTGCACAAATCATGGCCATGATCCGCAACCAAGTGAGACCACCAGGTCTCTCAAGTGTGGAAGAATCGGAGGCTGAGCGTGGCACACCCGAAGGGGATGACCTCGACGACTCTTATCAGGAGTCAACGAATGAGCCCCTGTCTCGTCCTCCAAGCCGTGAAGGAAACCCGATGCCTAGACCACCTAACCACCAGGAAGATCCAGAGCTAATCAAGCGTTTGAGGAAGTATCAGGAGTTCAGCGACATGGGAGACATCATTACCTTATCTATGCGATCCATGGGCCTAGTCAAGGAAGCAATTCTTGCCGATCAAGAGGTTGAGCGGGAACTTGAGAAGGCGCCTCGCCAGCGATCAGAGCTGTCATACAACACAGAGGACGAAGTCATCAGCGATCCACCAAACATTCGATTGTCAGCTGGTCCTGCTCATGATGCGCTGCCATCGAGCCCCTCGCGCGACTATCACTCGCAGTCATCGGGGGTTTCGACAAACAGAACATATCCTACAACGTCTTCGCATGGCTCTGAGACCCGAAGAACTATCATGCCCGAAAGTGTGTCACATCTTATCCCGGATCGAGTGGGCAGTATGTATCTCGATAAGCAAAACAATATCtggatcaagaagaaggagacacCTTCGCGGCGGCCCATGAATATTCTTCCATCAGACAGCGAGGATGATCCTTTCGCCAGCATCCCAGATTTGTCTGTGGATTTGACGAGAGAGATGCAGAACCTCCATCTCACCACCGCGAAGAAGAGCAACGCGGCCGGCAGCCCAAGCCAGGCGAGGTCACCCACCAGCCCATCCAAGTTTGCAAAGTTCCAATCTGCTAGAGGCTTTACGACATTGTCACCTGATGGGCAACTGAGCCCGGAGATGAATAGCCTTGTCGGAGAAGAGTTCGACAAGTTAGATGCCCGGGTAATGGAAGATTCTGAGCTGTATCTTGAAGAATCTCGCCAAGATGAGAGCAGCTTCCACGACGACAAGGCTAACAGTACTCCCTCGACGACCACCAAGAAACGCAACCTCACCATCACGTTCTCTTCACCTGTTGCATCCATCATACAAGATGTGGTGGTGGCAGAGGATTTGGACAACCTTGAAGATGATCCTGAGCTTCCAAATGGCCATTTCAACAGTTCATCACCTAGGAAGTCGCCAGGCCATGCCAGTATTGGAAAATCAGCGTTGAAGAACGGCGGTAATGGACAAGGCTGGAGCAACCGTATTCCCTCACGAAATGGCCCAGCATTTGTTCCTCGACCTGTCTCGCGGATTGACGAGCAAGACGAGGATAGCACGATCGAGCTTCCCATTGATGACCAGCGCCAAGTCAGCATCATTGGGGACACAAGCGTCGTCAGTCATAAAACACCCGACGGCCGCCGCACCAGTCTCAGCTTCGTCGTCAACCCAACACCAAACAACAACTTCTACCCAACTCCTACCGACGACAGTGTCATGATTGGCCAGAATATTGGAAAGCTTTCCCTTAGCCCTTTGTCTGAATTTACTATCAATAATACGGATCAGTCGTTCGGCTTCGAGGTCAGTTATGTTATGGGTCGACGGCACGCGGCCGCTGGAGATGGTTCTAAGAAGGTCATGTCCATGACGATACGGGAACTTGTGGACAAGCTTAGTGAGGTTGAACCGTATGAGCCTTACTGGGAAGACATCACAGAACTAGATCTTCAAGAGAAGCGACTGGGAAGTCTGCACATGTTGGACCAGTTCTGCGGGAAGCTGGTGACACTAGACGCTTCCAAGAATGCACTGGGGCACTTGGACGGCGTGCCGCCTAGTGTTCGGCAGCTCAAGGTATCGCAGAATATGCTGACCGAGTTGACATCTTGGGATCACTTGATGAACCTTCAGTACGTGGATATTTCTGGTAACGAGGTCAAGAGCCTTTCTGCTCTCAAGGGTTTGGTACATCTGCGAAGCATCAGGGCCGACAACAACCAACTGACGagccttgatggcctcgatACCCATGATGGACTGCTGTCTCTTCGAGCCCGAGACAACTTGATCGAGGAAGTTGATTTTGCAAGAGTTAAGATGGAGCGCCTCACTGAACTCGATTTGGGAGGCAACAGAGTTTCCTCGGTCCGGAACCTCGAGTTGGCTCCCGCTCTGTCGCGGTTGAGGCTGTCCAAGAACAAGCTTACAAGCTTTGTGGTGCCATCGTGTATCAAAACACTTCGTCAGTTGGAACTGAGCGATAACCAACTTACCTGTTTGGACGTCAGCAACTTGCCCAACTTACACTCAGTACATGCTGATCGCAACCGCATTACTGAGTTGAGTGGTTTCAGCCGAGCTCGAAAGCTCGATAGCCTAAGTCTCAGGGAGCAGCGGGCAGATAAGGCTCTCAACCTTGGCTTCCTTTCTTCAGCCTGCGAAGTCCGCAAGCTTTTCCTTTCTGGCAACTACCTGGGCACCTTTGCGCCCACAGTGGACTTTCTCAACTTGCAACTCCTTGAGCTCGCCAACTGTGGAATTCAGGCGTTGCCAGACAACCTTGGTCAGCTGATGCCTAACCTCCGAACGTTGaacatcaacttcaacgcGATCCGAGATTTGGAACCGCTCCGGTTCATTCCAcgactcaagaagctcctggTGGCAGGCAACCGACTAGCTGATTCTACCATGGTGACCGAATTGCTTATCGAGTTTCCACACCTCACTCAACTTGATCTGAGGGACAATCCTATCACGATTGGTTTCTACGCGCCAACGCAGATGTTGGTCCCTGCGGATCGCGAGGGTTACGTTGACCCGTTTATGCTGCCTGACACAGATGTCGAGCGTGACCAGCTGTTCTCTAGTCGACTAGATGAGATGACCAAGTTACGGCGACGACTACACCAAATTGTGTTTGTGGCAAGTTGCAAGAGATTACGAAAATTAGATGGCCTCGGCATCGACCGAGAGACGGTCCTAGCCAAAGACGCCGTGTTTCAGACACTGGTTGCTGAGGGCCTGTTGCCAGATGAGACACTCGTTGGTGAAAACTCTTCACCTTGCAAAGATATGACGGCGGAAAATAAGACGATGGGGACGATGCGAAGCAGCCGTTGGAATGCAGAGGACAGCTTTGCCTAAGGGGCACTACAAAAGTGTATAATTCGAGAGGCGAGAAGGGGGTTTTGAGCTGTGCATATTTGAATGAGGCGTTTGTGGAATGTTTTGATTGGTtttgatttctttttttttttttttctctcagATCAAGGGAGCGAGAGGCAGGCTAGGGAATGGCCCTTAAAGGGGTAGGAAAACGGATCATgaatgaagatggcattgCCAGGCTGGATTTTGGCATTGGTAGGAGTTCATGGGATTAACTATTACGAGTAATTATCTTACATAAGGTAGCTTATGGGGACATGAGCTGTATGAATACTACATACATGATATGAAGCTGAACTGAAGATGAAGCGTTGTAACAGAagtgaagagaaaagaagtgAAGTGTCAAACAGTTAATTACGAGACGCATTGACAAGGGAGGTCTTAGCCTGGTCTGTCATGCGGATGATGCTGTAGACCAACTCAAAACGCGTCCACT
This region includes:
- a CDS encoding hypothetical protein (EggNog:ENOG41); this encodes MAAETADPLADELALGWGEDTIYCEATCDPQDVLYEGSDDENYDNPMSRKLRIEAAGQRFLDGKTPVLLTALLRGPFDAKSSNWVNPWRSKHRTAGNARIIRTSPGKLKRSANVRRNVSIPETVQPASDSLECHLPSPESLNQTSETETHPYLEEDELAKVREWRDAVDAEKKPKDEFWASTPEGSLSERKRKAKGSSWLKHLANKRQRTEVMETGSIDTPVPSRNQPSLSATKAFNTSFSSVPDRLPSSAIATKKFFSPPQHEQTTSEDELSRDKVTLDRAPSSSPLSSLQCTPVLDSHANISSRDSVDHQTPSKVSVPDRGSVPGTTDLRAQDEADSNTTPRPAFETQEDASFCFKMRPRLNQAAETASDRDVSMSNEDTWSGLSSISSKEFRGFDISDSRPNSAEGCSMIDTTTSDSELTSCPSQVSAEDAVLLVAEELLSACESTTGSEDEDMGVTADATSSLAVTENHEGSVTASVDESSEEEEEEVEVVGKAKATEVVSPTTLNNRTPQTWAGLRKAEATPSKPTTPSHAEYLLRTSIKKKFIPQSSWEKLAKLTGSPAHQSSPQRRSSCPSKLASNSPSDRRKTASVQSTPMKTTLRRALSLPQHSSQNVRPTVVDSPAKEQQLEQEQRQPNPPKDTRIPFSQQTPWVDNKLSQYATLSLGKISTDSPMPESKETGTIVAESSPVNQTPWTNEMAEQPTNSQALTPVVELEDRMAVEEPNTPAVVSQVDTPLPDASAAATTVIESTPEPQFSVKSFASFRSTSPGHSSRRSKRAVWRESGSRMPSTQGILASATKNPWVVRSSERRVSFAPLPHETKGYSSNPTTPCPSTSKGRQGSPPPDTPVSELPTSGDDKFHKHFDAVVRGPIIRQKQRLLPSESQRTVGSPMPDAMAEAFLSADQLRQSAPPSDPTKSDRESDESQDPMEMAEDVFREMDHVFEWNLSGTESSPQKTQGQQSPW
- a CDS encoding hypothetical protein (EggNog:ENOG41) — protein: MEHAWLDSLSEDWVSQPRSDSSAIQLPPLKDTEEPKTKPRETPSRIPRRTLGSRPQLSSAARDSSFNILSERTANDINISSQRIVRPSSQGSKFPPGRFASRSVSASTTASVVHNTIQHKSSPGRQQDTPEWKRRLVYGDVQYGEQRDLFCSAATGLQDMFRPPDASGDDADEEGRLESSMMPSSPPSYPQRVASNDLEPDLSQLDELDELEDQEPLYPNDVTPSPSPRRAQREIKYTLNVEDSMVSSIPSPRDETPSRHRDESYRDESCLSAPSETNGSVRKISGQSVIRNEDFSPILIGKQSDKDGNMDFAPIELPADRLKQKLEALRINQMLLDPAVDPKTGFDEPNPEASATPEDTEEYATKGGFLNLQRGGRSGDGSFRYRDLSPGLGVDTSGMLPEESLQASTPKQFPSVRTEATNPYQNDYFNISPSLPRAPFPSPDKKQINQGRSAPSAGSPLKLFGPYDTFTNQTLLRRISQFEEGMSGTPSRQSSASQVPHDQSDMPAQEYGDSMSSPALPTTNHRPISGRSFSRFGLGELEGYEFSEEVSYASQGDAIYSDKENDDPQSPDIPPVESVLQHPEQVASPSHDPQLLVRRRRGKSTSSSGSKHQRAISGSSHIHSKSLSPAKGAPGNVNTPKRDSGSEGKRPRTSPSKDPTPKRRRTLHRSDIAFGREDRLEGVESASRDMQSIMGRKRKDARPSEFQLANPNVLAMRNILRPRSPTPSRGSSQRSEPNETMHSEDDMTQEKPKKTLVRALQEETLGYSTDGHSEVDRKPSIRTQDFVDQAAQIMAMIRNQVRPPGLSSVEESEAERGTPEGDDLDDSYQESTNEPLSRPPSREGNPMPRPPNHQEDPELIKRLRKYQEFSDMGDIITLSMRSMGLVKEAILADQEVERELEKAPRQRSELSYNTEDEVISDPPNIRLSAGPAHDALPSSPSRDYHSQSSGVSTNRTYPTTSSHGSETRRTIMPESVSHLIPDRVGSMYLDKQNNIWIKKKETPSRRPMNILPSDSEDDPFASIPDLSVDLTREMQNLHLTTAKKSNAAGSPSQARSPTSPSKFAKFQSARGFTTLSPDGQLSPEMNSLVGEEFDKLDARVMEDSELYLEESRQDESSFHDDKANSTPSTTTKKRNLTITFSSPVASIIQDVVVAEDLDNLEDDPELPNGHFNSSSPRKSPGHASIGKSALKNGGNGQGWSNRIPSRNGPAFVPRPVSRIDEQDEDSTIELPIDDQRQVSIIGDTSVVSHKTPDGRRTSLSFVVNPTPNNNFYPTPTDDSVMIGQNIGKLSLSPLSEFTINNTDQSFGFEVSYVMGRRHAAAGDGSKKVMSMTIRELVDKLSEVEPYEPYWEDITELDLQEKRLGSLHMLDQFCGKLVTLDASKNALGHLDGVPPSVRQLKVSQNMLTELTSWDHLMNLQYVDISGNEVKSLSALKGLVHLRSIRADNNQLTSLDGLDTHDGLLSLRARDNLIEEVDFARVKMERLTELDLGGNRVSSVRNLELAPALSRLRLSKNKLTSFVVPSCIKTLRQLELSDNQLTCLDVSNLPNLHSVHADRNRITELSGFSRARKLDSLSLREQRADKALNLGFLSSACEVRKLFLSGNYLGTFAPTVDFLNLQLLELANCGIQALPDNLGQLMPNLRTLNINFNAIRDLEPLRFIPRLKKLLVAGNRLADSTMVTELLIEFPHLTQLDLRDNPITIGFYAPTQMLVPADREGYVDPFMLPDTDVERDQLFSSRLDEMTKLRRRLHQIVFVASCKRLRKLDGLGIDRETVLAKDAVFQTLVAEGLLPDETLVGENSSPCKDMTAENKTMGTMRSSRWNAEDSFA